Proteins from a genomic interval of Caulobacter sp. NIBR1757:
- the greA gene encoding transcription elongation factor GreA → MSVAFTKEGDLEATAADLPDRPISQHPNLVTPEGLSALEEALDAAQLAYRAAQQGDVSTDRTAMARATRDLRYYNARRASAQLTQPPETCDTVQFGCTVTFDREDGRRQTFRIVGEDEADPARGSVSWVSPVAQALLGKGEGDTAMVAGGEVEIVAIGA, encoded by the coding sequence ATGAGCGTCGCTTTCACCAAGGAGGGAGATCTCGAGGCCACCGCGGCAGACCTGCCCGACCGCCCGATCTCCCAGCATCCCAACCTCGTCACCCCGGAGGGCCTCAGCGCCCTGGAAGAGGCGTTGGACGCCGCCCAGCTGGCCTATCGCGCCGCCCAGCAGGGCGATGTCTCGACCGACCGCACGGCCATGGCCCGGGCCACCCGCGACCTGCGCTACTACAACGCCCGCCGGGCCAGCGCCCAGCTGACCCAGCCCCCCGAGACCTGTGACACCGTCCAGTTCGGCTGCACGGTGACCTTCGACCGCGAGGACGGCCGCCGCCAGACCTTCCGCATCGTCGGCGAGGACGAAGCCGATCCGGCCAGGGGCAGCGTCTCCTGGGTCTCACCGGTCGCCCAGGCCCTGCTCGGCAAGGGCGAGGGGGACACGGCCATGGTCGCCGGCGGCGAAGTCGAGATCGTGGCGATCGGCGCGTGA